A genomic region of Zingiber officinale cultivar Zhangliang unplaced genomic scaffold, Zo_v1.1 ctg133, whole genome shotgun sequence contains the following coding sequences:
- the LOC122036085 gene encoding uncharacterized protein LOC122036085: MRRNFNLTMMIWDRANALNMMSGLSPSASPSRCRRRDAHHTRSASFPCRSHPTLSLLQDEIRSLRASAEIGCSSSSAAATAASAFERIDRLLASLDNLIRLPQTQDSLRRRSAVTDRLLDAFLRLADAQGSYRSAAISLAQHAAEARAASRRRDPARLASTARSLRRTEKEIAGLASAIKDLARCPQLAPGQWADAAEAEVVGILAEAAAAAMAAVFSRSSHAAAAAAAAASMVKEEPWRGIWGSRKKTQEGEEATVAMAVLEETLEGMEEGSGRLYRSLINIRVSLLNIITPSL; the protein is encoded by the coding sequence TCAGGGCTGAGCCCTAGCGCCAGCCCCTCCCGCTGCCGCCGGCGCGATGCCCACCACACTCGCTCCGCCAGCTTCCCCTGCCGCTCCCACCCCACTCTCTCCCTCCTCCAAGACGAGATCCGCTCCCTCCGCGCCTCCGCCGAAATCGGTTGTTCTTCCTCCTCTGCGGCCGCCACCGCCGCATCGGCTTTCGAGCGGATCGACCGCCTGCTCGCCTCGCTCGACAACCTCATCCGGCTTCCGCAGACTCAGGACTCCCTCCGCCGCCGCTCCGCCGTGACCGACCGCCTCCTCGACGCCTTCCTCCGCCTCGCGGACGCGCAGGGCTCCTACCGCTCCGCCGCGATCTCCCTCGCGCAACACGCCGCGGAGGCACGCGCCGCCTCCCGACGGAGGGACCCCGCGCGGCTCGCCTCCACGGCCCGGTCGCTGCGGCGCACAGAGAAGGAGATCGCGGGGCTCGCGTCGGCCATCAAGGATCTGGCCAGATGTCCTCAGTTAGCTCCAGGGCAATGGGCAGACGCGGCGGAGGCCGAGGTGGTTGGGATCTTGGCGGAGGCGGCAGCGGCCGCTATGGCAGCGGTTTTCTCGAGGTCTTCCCATGCAGCGGCGGCAGCGGCAGCGGCAGCGTCGATGGTGAAGGAGGAGCCATGGAGGGGGATTTGGGGATCGAGGAAGAAGACACAGGAGGGAGAGGAGGCGACGGTGGCGATGGCAGTGCTGGAAGAGACCTTGGAAGGAATGGAGGAAGGAAGCGGGAGATTGTACAGGAGCTTGATCAACATTAGGGTCTCACTCCTCAACATCATCACCCCTTCCCTGTAA
- the LOC122036108 gene encoding probable rhamnogalacturonate lyase B isoform X2 gives MASLRKLSAAFSSYCSCSREPHKMATVGVSLEAKERHIVIDNGILQLTLTNPGGLITGIRYNGIDNLLEVINKEGNRGYWDLVWNEPQGSGIFDVIEGTHFELIYQDETRIEVSFTRKWEPSLQGKHVPLNIDKRFVVLCGCSGFYTYGIYEHLEGWPDFDMAETRVAFKLRKDKFQYMAIAGDRQRFMPMPEDRMPNRSQKLAYPEAVLLTNPINNELKAEVDDKYQYSCEDKDIKVHGWICFKPPVGFWQITPSNEFRTGGPVKQELTSHVGPTTLAMFMSAHYAGVDLVPKFRNGEYWKKVFGPVFIYLNSAMDDTDPRVLWEDAKLQAQTEMDSWPYQFPVSEDFQKSEQRGSVIGRLLVQDKYINDDYLYANAAFVGLALPGEPGSWQRECKGYQFWTMADDEGNFSIHNVRTGDYNLYAWVPGFIGDYKLEITLTITSGSQIDLGDLIYEPPRDGPTLWEIGIPDRSAAEFFIPDPNPNFINQLYVNHCDRFRQYGLWERYAELYPDSDLIYTIGVSDYTKDWFFTHVTRKAGDDSHQPTTWQIKFHLDTIDKTGMYKLRVALASATLSELQVRFNNPTLNRPHFTTKLIGRDNSIARHGIHGLYWLFHVDVHSSWLVAGDNTIYLTQTRCQSPFQGIMYDYIRMEGPPCQQNRVTH, from the exons ATGGCAAGCCTTCGCAAATTAAG CGCCGCTTTTTCGAGTTACTGTTCCTGCTCGAGGGAGCCTCACAAGATGGCGACTGTTGGCGTGAGCTTAGAAGCGAAAGAGAGACAT ATTGTGATAGACAATGGCATTCTCCAATTGACCTTGACAAATCCTGGAGGGCTTATCACTGGAATTAGATACAACGGCATTGATAATCTGTTGGAAGTTATAAACAAAGAAGGGAACCGTGG CTACTGGGATTTAGTATGGAATGAACCTCAGGGTTCTGGTATATTTGACGT GATTGAGGGGACACATTTTGAACTCATATATCAAGACGAGACTCGGATAGAAGTGTCCTTCACAAGGAAGTGGGAACCATCACTCCAAGGCAAGCATGTCCCTTTAAACATAGACAAAAG GTTTGTTGTGCTTTGTGGCTGCTCAGGATTTTACACTTATGGCATCTATGAGCACCTAGAAGGATGGCCAGACTTCGATATGGCAGAGACCAGGGTAGCTTTCAAGCTTAGGAAAGACAA GTTTCAGTACATGGCAATAGCAGGTGATAGACAAAGATTCATGCCAATGCCAGAGGATCGCATGCCTAATAGGTCACAGAAGTTAGCATATCCTGAGGCTGTTCTCTTAACTAACCCAATCAATAATGAACTGAAAGCAGAG GTTGACGACAAGTACCAATATTCCTGTGAAGACAAAGACATAAAAGTCCATGGATGGATATGTTTCAAACCTCCTGTTGGATTTTGGCAAATCACGCCCAGTAATGAGTTCAGAACAGGAGGCCCAGTCAAGCAAGAATTAACATCTCATGTTGGTCCAACAACACTTGCT ATGTTTATGAGTGCTCATTATGCTGGGGTGGATCTTGTGCCCAAGTTTAGGAATGGTGAATATTGGAAGAAGGTTTTTGGTCCAGTCTTCATCTACCTTAATTCTGCTATGGATGATACAGATCCACGAGTTCTTTGGGAGGATGCAAAACTTCAG GCACAAACGGAAATGGATAGTTGGCCATACCAATTTCCAGTTTCTGAGGATTTCCAAAAAAGTGAGCAAAGAGGGTCTGTTATTGGGAGACTGCTCGTACAAGATAA GTACATAAATGATGACTATTTATATGCGAATGCTGCTTTTGTTGGTTTGGCTTTACCAGGTGAACCTGGCTCTTGGCAAAGAGAGTGCAAG GGATACCAATTTTGGACTATGGCAGATGATGAGGGGAATTTTTCCATACATAATGTGAGAACTGGAGATTATAATCTTTATGCATGGGTTCCTGGTTTTATTGGAGACTACAAATTAGAAATAACATTAACTATTACTTCAG GTAGCCAAATTGATCTGGGTGATCTAATTTATGAACCACCAAGAGATGGTCCTACTCTTTGGGAAATAGGCATCCCTGACCGTTCTGCTGCTGAGTTCTTCATCCCGGATCCTAACCCCAACTTCATCAACCAACTTTATGTTAATCACTGCGATAG ATTTAGGCAATATGGCTTATGGGAAAGATATGCTGAGTTATATCCTGACAGCGACTTAATTTACACTATTGGCGTTAGTGACTATACAAAAGATTGGTTTTTTACTCATGTTACCAG AAAGGCTGGAGATGACTCTCATCAACCAACCACGTGGCAAATAAAGTTCCATCTTGACACTATCGATAAAACTGGAATGTACAAGCTTCGAGTGGCACTTGCTTCTGCCACGCTTTCTGAACTACAG GTTCGTTTCAACAACCCAACCTTGAATCGCCCTCACTTTACAACAAAACTCATCGGCCGAGATAATTCAATTGCAAGACACGGAATCCACGGCCTGTATTGGTTGTTCCATGTAGATGTGCATAGTTCATGGCTTGTTGCTGGTGATAACACAATTTATTTAACTCAGACAAGGTGTCAAAGTCCTTTTCAAGGGATCATGTATGATTATATCAGGATGGAAGGTCCTCCATGCCAACAAAATAGGGTTACTCATTAG
- the LOC122036108 gene encoding probable rhamnogalacturonate lyase B isoform X1 — protein sequence MASLRKLSAAFSSYCSCSREPHKMATVGVSLEAKERHIVIDNGILQLTLTNPGGLITGIRYNGIDNLLEVINKEGNRGYWDLVWNEPQGSGIFDVIEGTHFELIYQDETRIEVSFTRKWEPSLQGKHVPLNIDKRFVVLCGCSGFYTYGIYEHLEGWPDFDMAETRVAFKLRKDKFQYMAIAGDRQRFMPMPEDRMPNRSQKLAYPEAVLLTNPINNELKAEVDDKYQYSCEDKDIKVHGWICFKPPVGFWQITPSNEFRTGGPVKQELTSHVGPTTLAMFMSAHYAGVDLVPKFRNGEYWKKVFGPVFIYLNSAMDDTDPRVLWEDAKLQQAQTEMDSWPYQFPVSEDFQKSEQRGSVIGRLLVQDKYINDDYLYANAAFVGLALPGEPGSWQRECKGYQFWTMADDEGNFSIHNVRTGDYNLYAWVPGFIGDYKLEITLTITSGSQIDLGDLIYEPPRDGPTLWEIGIPDRSAAEFFIPDPNPNFINQLYVNHCDRFRQYGLWERYAELYPDSDLIYTIGVSDYTKDWFFTHVTRKAGDDSHQPTTWQIKFHLDTIDKTGMYKLRVALASATLSELQVRFNNPTLNRPHFTTKLIGRDNSIARHGIHGLYWLFHVDVHSSWLVAGDNTIYLTQTRCQSPFQGIMYDYIRMEGPPCQQNRVTH from the exons ATGGCAAGCCTTCGCAAATTAAG CGCCGCTTTTTCGAGTTACTGTTCCTGCTCGAGGGAGCCTCACAAGATGGCGACTGTTGGCGTGAGCTTAGAAGCGAAAGAGAGACAT ATTGTGATAGACAATGGCATTCTCCAATTGACCTTGACAAATCCTGGAGGGCTTATCACTGGAATTAGATACAACGGCATTGATAATCTGTTGGAAGTTATAAACAAAGAAGGGAACCGTGG CTACTGGGATTTAGTATGGAATGAACCTCAGGGTTCTGGTATATTTGACGT GATTGAGGGGACACATTTTGAACTCATATATCAAGACGAGACTCGGATAGAAGTGTCCTTCACAAGGAAGTGGGAACCATCACTCCAAGGCAAGCATGTCCCTTTAAACATAGACAAAAG GTTTGTTGTGCTTTGTGGCTGCTCAGGATTTTACACTTATGGCATCTATGAGCACCTAGAAGGATGGCCAGACTTCGATATGGCAGAGACCAGGGTAGCTTTCAAGCTTAGGAAAGACAA GTTTCAGTACATGGCAATAGCAGGTGATAGACAAAGATTCATGCCAATGCCAGAGGATCGCATGCCTAATAGGTCACAGAAGTTAGCATATCCTGAGGCTGTTCTCTTAACTAACCCAATCAATAATGAACTGAAAGCAGAG GTTGACGACAAGTACCAATATTCCTGTGAAGACAAAGACATAAAAGTCCATGGATGGATATGTTTCAAACCTCCTGTTGGATTTTGGCAAATCACGCCCAGTAATGAGTTCAGAACAGGAGGCCCAGTCAAGCAAGAATTAACATCTCATGTTGGTCCAACAACACTTGCT ATGTTTATGAGTGCTCATTATGCTGGGGTGGATCTTGTGCCCAAGTTTAGGAATGGTGAATATTGGAAGAAGGTTTTTGGTCCAGTCTTCATCTACCTTAATTCTGCTATGGATGATACAGATCCACGAGTTCTTTGGGAGGATGCAAAACTTCAG CAGGCACAAACGGAAATGGATAGTTGGCCATACCAATTTCCAGTTTCTGAGGATTTCCAAAAAAGTGAGCAAAGAGGGTCTGTTATTGGGAGACTGCTCGTACAAGATAA GTACATAAATGATGACTATTTATATGCGAATGCTGCTTTTGTTGGTTTGGCTTTACCAGGTGAACCTGGCTCTTGGCAAAGAGAGTGCAAG GGATACCAATTTTGGACTATGGCAGATGATGAGGGGAATTTTTCCATACATAATGTGAGAACTGGAGATTATAATCTTTATGCATGGGTTCCTGGTTTTATTGGAGACTACAAATTAGAAATAACATTAACTATTACTTCAG GTAGCCAAATTGATCTGGGTGATCTAATTTATGAACCACCAAGAGATGGTCCTACTCTTTGGGAAATAGGCATCCCTGACCGTTCTGCTGCTGAGTTCTTCATCCCGGATCCTAACCCCAACTTCATCAACCAACTTTATGTTAATCACTGCGATAG ATTTAGGCAATATGGCTTATGGGAAAGATATGCTGAGTTATATCCTGACAGCGACTTAATTTACACTATTGGCGTTAGTGACTATACAAAAGATTGGTTTTTTACTCATGTTACCAG AAAGGCTGGAGATGACTCTCATCAACCAACCACGTGGCAAATAAAGTTCCATCTTGACACTATCGATAAAACTGGAATGTACAAGCTTCGAGTGGCACTTGCTTCTGCCACGCTTTCTGAACTACAG GTTCGTTTCAACAACCCAACCTTGAATCGCCCTCACTTTACAACAAAACTCATCGGCCGAGATAATTCAATTGCAAGACACGGAATCCACGGCCTGTATTGGTTGTTCCATGTAGATGTGCATAGTTCATGGCTTGTTGCTGGTGATAACACAATTTATTTAACTCAGACAAGGTGTCAAAGTCCTTTTCAAGGGATCATGTATGATTATATCAGGATGGAAGGTCCTCCATGCCAACAAAATAGGGTTACTCATTAG
- the LOC122036108 gene encoding probable rhamnogalacturonate lyase B isoform X3 — protein sequence MAKRIEGTHFELIYQDETRIEVSFTRKWEPSLQGKHVPLNIDKRFVVLCGCSGFYTYGIYEHLEGWPDFDMAETRVAFKLRKDKFQYMAIAGDRQRFMPMPEDRMPNRSQKLAYPEAVLLTNPINNELKAEVDDKYQYSCEDKDIKVHGWICFKPPVGFWQITPSNEFRTGGPVKQELTSHVGPTTLAMFMSAHYAGVDLVPKFRNGEYWKKVFGPVFIYLNSAMDDTDPRVLWEDAKLQQAQTEMDSWPYQFPVSEDFQKSEQRGSVIGRLLVQDKYINDDYLYANAAFVGLALPGEPGSWQRECKGYQFWTMADDEGNFSIHNVRTGDYNLYAWVPGFIGDYKLEITLTITSGSQIDLGDLIYEPPRDGPTLWEIGIPDRSAAEFFIPDPNPNFINQLYVNHCDRFRQYGLWERYAELYPDSDLIYTIGVSDYTKDWFFTHVTRKAGDDSHQPTTWQIKFHLDTIDKTGMYKLRVALASATLSELQVRFNNPTLNRPHFTTKLIGRDNSIARHGIHGLYWLFHVDVHSSWLVAGDNTIYLTQTRCQSPFQGIMYDYIRMEGPPCQQNRVTH from the exons ATGGCTAAAAGGATTGAGGGGACACATTTTGAACTCATATATCAAGACGAGACTCGGATAGAAGTGTCCTTCACAAGGAAGTGGGAACCATCACTCCAAGGCAAGCATGTCCCTTTAAACATAGACAAAAG GTTTGTTGTGCTTTGTGGCTGCTCAGGATTTTACACTTATGGCATCTATGAGCACCTAGAAGGATGGCCAGACTTCGATATGGCAGAGACCAGGGTAGCTTTCAAGCTTAGGAAAGACAA GTTTCAGTACATGGCAATAGCAGGTGATAGACAAAGATTCATGCCAATGCCAGAGGATCGCATGCCTAATAGGTCACAGAAGTTAGCATATCCTGAGGCTGTTCTCTTAACTAACCCAATCAATAATGAACTGAAAGCAGAG GTTGACGACAAGTACCAATATTCCTGTGAAGACAAAGACATAAAAGTCCATGGATGGATATGTTTCAAACCTCCTGTTGGATTTTGGCAAATCACGCCCAGTAATGAGTTCAGAACAGGAGGCCCAGTCAAGCAAGAATTAACATCTCATGTTGGTCCAACAACACTTGCT ATGTTTATGAGTGCTCATTATGCTGGGGTGGATCTTGTGCCCAAGTTTAGGAATGGTGAATATTGGAAGAAGGTTTTTGGTCCAGTCTTCATCTACCTTAATTCTGCTATGGATGATACAGATCCACGAGTTCTTTGGGAGGATGCAAAACTTCAG CAGGCACAAACGGAAATGGATAGTTGGCCATACCAATTTCCAGTTTCTGAGGATTTCCAAAAAAGTGAGCAAAGAGGGTCTGTTATTGGGAGACTGCTCGTACAAGATAA GTACATAAATGATGACTATTTATATGCGAATGCTGCTTTTGTTGGTTTGGCTTTACCAGGTGAACCTGGCTCTTGGCAAAGAGAGTGCAAG GGATACCAATTTTGGACTATGGCAGATGATGAGGGGAATTTTTCCATACATAATGTGAGAACTGGAGATTATAATCTTTATGCATGGGTTCCTGGTTTTATTGGAGACTACAAATTAGAAATAACATTAACTATTACTTCAG GTAGCCAAATTGATCTGGGTGATCTAATTTATGAACCACCAAGAGATGGTCCTACTCTTTGGGAAATAGGCATCCCTGACCGTTCTGCTGCTGAGTTCTTCATCCCGGATCCTAACCCCAACTTCATCAACCAACTTTATGTTAATCACTGCGATAG ATTTAGGCAATATGGCTTATGGGAAAGATATGCTGAGTTATATCCTGACAGCGACTTAATTTACACTATTGGCGTTAGTGACTATACAAAAGATTGGTTTTTTACTCATGTTACCAG AAAGGCTGGAGATGACTCTCATCAACCAACCACGTGGCAAATAAAGTTCCATCTTGACACTATCGATAAAACTGGAATGTACAAGCTTCGAGTGGCACTTGCTTCTGCCACGCTTTCTGAACTACAG GTTCGTTTCAACAACCCAACCTTGAATCGCCCTCACTTTACAACAAAACTCATCGGCCGAGATAATTCAATTGCAAGACACGGAATCCACGGCCTGTATTGGTTGTTCCATGTAGATGTGCATAGTTCATGGCTTGTTGCTGGTGATAACACAATTTATTTAACTCAGACAAGGTGTCAAAGTCCTTTTCAAGGGATCATGTATGATTATATCAGGATGGAAGGTCCTCCATGCCAACAAAATAGGGTTACTCATTAG
- the LOC122036101 gene encoding HMG1/2-like protein, giving the protein MTRGKSKADAPKKAETKLAVKKGSERVAKKPRKSKADKDPNKPKRPPSAFFVFMEEFRKTYKEKHPNNKSVAVVGKAGGDKWKSLSEDEKAPYVAKAAKLKSDYTKTMAAYNKGQSGGGSRPAAASAAAADEDEESDKSKSEVNDDEDDEEDEDEEDDD; this is encoded by the exons ATGACAAGGGGAAAGTCGAAGGCAGACGCCCCCAAGAAGGCCGAAACCAA GCTTGCGGTAAAGAAGGGATCGGAACGGGTagctaagaagcctagaaagtcGAAGGCCGACAAGGATCCCAACAAGCCTAAGAGGCCTCCAAGTGCCTTTTTCGTGTTCAT GGAGGAATTTAGGAAGACGTACAAGGAAAAACACCCTAATAACAAGTCGGTCGCAGTA GTTGGCAAGGCCGGAGGAGACAAGTGGAAATCATTGTCGGAGGAT GAGAAGGCTCCCTACGTCGCTAAGGCGGCCAAGCTGAAATCAGATTACACAAAGACAATGGCAGCCTACAATAAGGGTCAA TCTGGTGGAGGAAGTCGTCCGGCCGCTGCCTCTGCTGCTGCTGCAGATGAAGACGAAGAATCCGACAagtccaaatctgaggtgaacgatgatgaagatgatgaagaggATGAG GATGAAGAGGACGACGACTGA
- the LOC122036100 gene encoding probable E3 ubiquitin-protein ligase ATL44 codes for MRSPARFLLSSEAEPPSPLPFDSDVVVILAVLLCALICVVGLALFARCAWLHHSVTSTARIPFPASPNKGLKMKAIRALPTLSFNSSSASAAGGIALLDCPICLAEFSDGEVVRVLPQCGHGFHAKCVDTWFRSQSSCPTCRRILAVAAPLRCQQCGANSGAGAKLHDGGASSTFLP; via the coding sequence ATGCGTTCTCCGGCGAGGTTTCTACTGTCGTCGGAGGCGGAGCCGCCGAGTCCCCTCCCCTTCGACTCTGACGTCGTTGTCATCCTCGCCGTCCTCCTTTGCGCCCTCATCTGTGTCGTCGGACTCGCCCTCTTCGCCCGCTGCGCCTGGCTACATCACTCGGTTACCTCAACGGCCCGCATCCCCTTCCCTGCTTCGCCCAACAAGGGCCTCAAGATGAAGGCCATCCGAGCGCTTCCCACCCTGTCTTTCAACTCCTCCTCTGCCTCTGCTGCGGGTGGCATCGCGCTGCTCGACTGCCCCATCTGCCTCGCCGAGTTCTCTGACGGTGAGGTCGTCCGCGTCCTGCCCCAGTGTGGCCACGGCTTCCACGCCAAGTGCGTTGACACCTGGTTTCGGTCCCAATCCTCCTGCCCCACCTGCAGACGGATCCTGGCGGTCGCCGCCCCGCTGCGGTGCCAGCAGTGCGGCGCCAACTCCGGCGCCGGCGCTAAGCTGCACGATGGGGGCGCATCCAGTACGTTCCTTCCCTAA